ACCGGCCGGAACCACGGGTCGTGGTCGCGAAGTTCGGTGACCGCGCCGGCATCATCGGGGCCGCGCTGCTGGCCGGAGCCTCGGTCGGCGATGAGCCGGTGCCCGTGCCGGCCGGTCCCACCGCGGGCGTCGTCATCCGGTAAGGCGCCCAGGCCCGTCCTACAGCCGGGCTCCGTCGTCCCAGCCCTGGGCGTCGTCGGGATCGGCGGCCCGGGGCCGCAGGCCGTAGATCAGCATCGCGAAACCGCCGACCAGACAGACTAGGGCGAGCACAAGGGCCACGTCGGCCGACACCTGCAGGAGGTCGGGCCGCACCAGCACGAACACCCCGAGCGCCATGAACAGCAGGGCGACCACGGTGCGCCGCTTCGGTTTCGGCACCGGCGGAGGTTCGGGCGGGACGAAGTGCTCGTCGTCGGCCTGCATCTGCGCGGCGGCCTCGGCCTGGGTGGCCTCGAACAGGGCGACCTCCTCGGCTCGCAGAGCCCGGCGCAGCGCGCGGCGGCGCTCCCGCTCCTTGGCCGCGTCGGCCCCGGCCGCCGGGTCCTTCGTCAGATCGACGACGGCCGGCGCCTCGGCGATGGCGGCATCGTCCAGTTCGGTCGGGGTGGACGCCCACACCATGTCGCTCGCGATGCCCGACACGATAGCGGCGAACTCGGCGTCGACCTCCGCGGCCGACCGCTCACGATTCGTCGGGTCGGCGTCGTCCGGTGGCAGTGTGCTCACGTCGTCTGCTCCTCGCTCGCGTTCTGTCCGGCCACCGCCGACGGGTGGGTCACCCGCCGCACGAACTCGACCGAGGAGTCGAAGATCAGTTCAGCGTCGTGGTCGAGCGTGGCCACGTGGTAGCTGCGTTCGAGGACGATCTCGGTGACGTCCGTCGAGCCGATGCGGGCCAGGATCTCGGTGGAGTTCTCCGGTTCGACGACATGGTCGATCCGGGACCGCAGCAGCAGCACCGGGGCCGTCACCCGGGCCAGATCCGTCCGCGTGGAGGCCCAGCCCTTCCGCAGAGCGTCGACTGCCTTCAGGGGTGTCCGGTCGTAGCCGAACTCGGACCGGCCGGGTGCGGCGATGTCGTCGGCGATGCCCTTGAGCGAGGGCACCAGGTGTTTGAGCACGGGTAGCAGTTTCAGCTCCTTGCGCAGGCTCAGGACGGACGGATTGACCAGGACGATCCCGGCGATCGAATTGCCGTGCAGCTCGGCCAGGCGCAGGGTGAGCGTTCCACCCATGGACAGGCCGGCCACCACCACCGAGCGGCACCGTGCGTTCAGGTCGGACAGGGAGGAACTGACGGCGCCCAGCCAGTCGTCGAACGTCGTCCGGTTCATCTGCTGCCAGGTGGTGCCGTGGCCGGGCAGCAGCGGCAATTCGACCGTGAAACCCTCGGCCGCCAGCCGGTCGGCCCACGGACGGAGCGACGACGGATTTCCGGTGAACCCGTGGCACAGCAGGACCCCTACGTCGCCGCCCGGATGACGAAAGGGACGGGAGGATTCGCGGTCCGGGGACGATGCCATCGTTCCTCCTACAGATCCACTCGAAGCGTGGCGGGACACCGACCACCGACCGGTCACTCCATCCTCCCAGATCGCCGCGCGCTATGTCGTCCGTGCCCCGGCCAGTCCGGCAGCGCGGACGGGACCGAGCGCGTACGGTGGGGCGAACATCGCGATGGAACGAGTCGGTGGCAGACAACTCCGTGCGGGTCGGCAACGGTGACGAGAAGGGGCGCTCCAGGGTGCTGTATTACCTTTGCAAGTATGTGCTGATCGGGCCGGTGCTTCGACTCTTCTTCCCGGCCAAGGTCATCGGCGCGGAGAATGTACCGGACACCGGCGGCGTCATCCTGGTCGGGAATCACATCTCCGTCGCCGATTCGTTCTTCACCCCGTTGTTCATCAAGCGTCGGGTGACGTTTCTGGCCAAGAGCGAGTACTTCACCGAGAAGGGTCTCAAGGGCCGCCTGAAGCGGATCTTCTTCAACGGGGTCGGGCAGGTGCCGATCGATCGGGGCGGGGCCTCGGCCGCGCACGACGCGTTGATGACCGGCGTCCGTCTTCTCAAAGAGGGCAAGTGCCTCGGCATCTATCCCGAGGGCACCCGATCCCCGGACGGACGCCTGTACAAGGGCAAGACCGGTGTCGCCCGGATGGCGCTGGAGGCCGGCGTCCCGGTGGTGCCGCTGGCGATGATCGGCACCGACCGGGTCAACCCGATCGGGTCGAAGATGTGGCGTCCTCACCGCATCACCGCCGTCTTCGGCCGCCCGCTGGAATTCTCCCGCTACGAGGGTATGGCCGGTGATCGCTTCGTCGAGCGTTCGATGACCGACGAGATCATGTACCGGCTGATGGAACTGTCCGGCCAGGAGTACGTGGACGTCTATGCGGCCAAGGTCAAGGCGGATCTCGAGGCGAGCGCCGCGAAGAAGGTCGATGCCGTGGTGGAGGGTCGTGGTCCCGGCACCGTGACCCGGCTGCCCGGCACCAAAGCCGGCTGAAGAGGGGTCATTCTTCGTGGTTCTGGCAACACCGACCGGTCCGGTCGCGCGCTACTTCTATGACTGCGAGTTCATCGAGGACGGCCGGACGATCGAACTGATCTCCATCGGCGTGGTCGCCCAGGACGGTCGTGAGTTCTACGCCGTCTCGACCGATTTCGACCCGAGCACGGCCGGGAACTGGGTGCGGCGCAATGTGCTCGGCAAGCTGCCGTCACCGTCGGATCCCAGCTGGCGCAGCCGATCTCGCATCCGCGACGACCTGTTTGCGTTCCTGATGGCGCCGGGGCTGCCGATCGAGTTGTGGGCCTGGTACGCCGCCTACGACCACGTGGTGCTCGGTCAACTGTGGGGCGCCATGCCGGCGATGCCCCGCGAGGTACCGAAGCTGACCAAGGAGATCCGGCAGCACTGGGAGGCGGCCGGCTGCCCATCCATTCCGGAGCCGGGCAAAGACCGTCACAACGCCCTGGCCGACGCCCGCCTCGGATACGCCCGCTGGCTGGCGGCCGATGCGGTGCTGAGCACCCCGGCGAGCCAATAGGCTGAGGCACGTGAACTGGACAGTCGATATCCCAGCGGACATCCTGCCGACCCTGCCCCCGCTCCCCGGCACGCTTCGCGCCGACCTGGACAAGGCACTGGCCAGGCCGGCGGCCCAGCAGCCGGAGTGGCCCGACCCCGAGCAGGTGCTCGCCGTCCGCGCGCTGCTCGAGGCCGTCCCGCCGATCACCGTGCCGCGCGAGGTCGATCGGCTGCACTCCCAGCTGGCCGACGTGGCCAACGGGCGGGCCTTCCTGTTGCAGGGCGGCGACTGCGCCGAGACCTTCGTCGACAACACCGAACCCCACATCCGCGGCAACATCCAGACCCTGCTGCAGATGGCCGTCGTGCTCACCTACGGCTCCTCGATGCCGGTGGTCAAGGTGGCCCGGATCGCCGGGCAGTACGCCAAACCGCGGAGCTCCAACATCGACTCACTGGGTCTGGCCTCCTACCGGGGCGACATCATCAACTCACTGGAGACCACCCCCGAGGCCCGGGTTCCGGACCCGTCCCGCATGGTCCGGGCGTACGCCAACGCCTCCGCCGCGATGAACCTGGTACGGGCTCTGACCGGAGCCGGCATGGGGGATCTGGCCAGCGTGCACGAGTGGAACCAGGAATTCGTCGCCAATTCACGCGCCGGCGAGCGATTCGAACGGATGGCCGGCGAGATCGACCGCGCCATGCGTTTCATGTCGGCCTGCGGCGCCGACTCGCACAGCCTGCACTCGGTGGAGATCTTCTCCTCGCACGAGGCGCTGCTGCTGGACTACGAGCGGGCCATGCTCCGGCTGGAGTCGGGCGGCGACGTCCCGCGGCTGTACGACCTGTCCGGGCACTTCCTCTGGATCGGGGAGCGGACCCGACAACTCGACGGTGCACACATTGCGTTCGCCGAGATCCTGGCCAACCCGATCGGCCTCAAGATCGGCCCCGGTACCACCCCCGAACAGGCCGTCGAGTACGTCGAACGGCTCGACCCGCACGGCACCCCGGGCCGGCTGACCCTGATCTCCCGGATGGGGAACGGCAAGGTCCGTGACGTGCTGCCGTCGATCGTCGAGAAGGTCGAGGCCAGCGGGCACAAGGTGATCTGGCAGTGCGATCCGATGCACGGCAACACGCACGAGGCCTCGACCGGTTACAAGACACGGCATTTCGACCGGATCGTGGACGAGGTGCAGGGCTTCTTCGAGGTGCACCGCGACCTCGGCAGCCACCCGGGCGGCATCCACGTGGAACTCACCGGCGAGAACGTCACCGAATGCCTCGGTGGCGCGCAGGAGATCAGCGATGCCGATCTGGCCGATCGTTACGAGACCGCTTGCGACCCGCGACTCAACACGCAGCAGTCGCTCGAACTGGCCTTCCTGGTGGCCGAGATGCTCCGCAGCTGACCGATTCCGGCGGTACGGGGTTACGGGAAGGCGCTGACCCGGACGGTCGAACCCGGTTCGACGCGGCTGCCCGCCGACGGATCCTGCCCGATCACCGATGACCCGGACGCGCCGAACATCGCGCTCACCGCGGTCTGCAGGCCGAGGGCGGACAGCTGGTCCTTGGCCTGCTGGACGTTGCCCCTGGTGACGTCGGGCACGGATACGGCGTTGGAGCCGGTCAGGGTGACGGCGGGGTTCGCCGGGTCGACGCGGACTCCGGCCGCCGGATCGGTGCCGATGACCAGACCGCCGTCGACGTCGCCGTCGTAGGCCGACGGTCCGACGGTCACCACGAACCCGGACCGCCGGAGATCGGCGGCGGCGGCGTCCAGGGATTCGCCGCGCACGACCGGCACCTCCAGCGAGGTGGCGACGACCAGCGCCACCGCGGACCCGGCCGGCACCAGTTGGCCGGCCGCCGGGTCGGTGCCGGTGATGCTCCCGGGATCGACGTCGGGATCGAACACGTCCTTGTCGGCGGCGACGGTGAATCCGGCCACGATCAGCGCGTTCTTGGCGTCGTCGCCGGCCTTACCGGCCACATCGGGCACCGGGACCGGCGCCGGGCCCTTCGATCGGACGATGGTCACGTCGGCCGCGAGCGGCAGCGTGGTGTCCGGTGGCGGGTCGGTGGTGATCACGGCACCGACCGGGACCGTGCTGCTGTACTCGTCGGTGGCCTCGCCGTAGACCGGGTTCAGGTCGGCGTCCTTGATCGTCAGGACGGCTTGCGCCACCGTGCTTCCCGCCGTGATGGCCGGTACCACCGGGCGGCCGGTCGAGACGACCAGGTCGACCTCGGACCCACGCAGCATCCGGGCCCCGGTGGCCGGCCGGCTGCCCGCGACCGTGCCCTGCGGCACGGTGTCGCTGGGTTCGGTGGACACGTGCGGGACGAGGCCGGCGTTGCGCACCAGGGTCTCGGCCTTCTGTTGTTCGACGTTGACCACGGCCGGCGCGTAGGCCCACCGACCGCTGCCCAGCCACCAGCCGCCGACGGCGGCCGCCGTTCCCAGGAGCAGGACGATGACCGCGACGATCAGCCATCGGCGCAGCCGCGACGGGGTGCGCCGGCGGACGATCGGGCCCGGCTGATCGGGCTCGGGTGGCACGGCCGACCGCAGATCGACCGTGCCCGCGCCGACGCCGGGCACCATCCGGGTGCCGGTCGGGCCGGCCGGCCCGACGGTCGGATGATCGGTCAGGCGGGTCTGCTGGGCGGGCGTCCGGATCGACGTGGCCGCGGAGCGGCCCGCGGTGCCCGTCGGCCGGCCGGCCGGCGCGGCCACCCGTGGGACCGGCACGACGGCCCGGGCCAGCCCGAGCCGGGCTCTCATCGAGACCAGGGCCGACAGGAAGGCCGACGCGTCGCGCGGGCGCGCGAACGGGTCACGCCGGGTCGCCGCCAGGATCAGGTCGTCCAGTTCCACCGGGACACCGGGGGCATCGTCGGTCACCGGCGGGACGTCGGAGTGAACGTGCTGGTAGGCCACCGAGATGGCGTTGTCGCCCAGGTACGGGGTGTGCCCGGTCAGCATCTCGTACGCCACGATGCCGGCCGAGTACACGTCCGACCGTGGATCGGACGCCCCGGTCGAGACCTGTTCGGGCGAGAGATACGCGACGGTGCCCAGGATCACGTCGCCGGTGGCCATGGTCTGTGACGAGATCGCCCGTACCAGGCCGAAATCGGCGACCTTCACCTCACCCTTGGAGGAGATGAGGACATTCTCCGGTTTGACGTCCCGGTGCACCAGGCCGCCCGCGTGCGCCGCGCCGAGGGCCGCCAGCAGCGGTTCGAGGATCGACAGGGTCACCGGAACCGACAACGCGCCGGACTGCCGCATCAGGTCGCGCAGGGTGCCGCCGTCGACGAGTTCCATCACCAGGAACACGATGTCGCCGTCCCGGCCCTGGTCGTAGACGGCGACCACGCCGCGGTGGGCCAGGCCGGCCGCCGTCCTGGCCTCCCGTTCGAACCGGGTCAGGAACGACGGATCGGACGCGAAGGACGACTTCATCACCTTGATCGCCACCGGTCGGTCCAGGCGCAGATCCATCCCGCGGTACACCGTGGACATCCCACCGCGGGCGATGACGGCGCCGACCCGGTAGCGGCCGTCGAGGACGGTCCCGACCAGGGTGGGCCGGGTCCGCCCGCCGCCAGAGGTGCTCACGACTCCCGATCCTAGGAGGACTTGCGCCCCGTCACGGCCCGTTGGCGCCCGCGTCGGACATCGGTTCGACGGCTGACCGTCCGGGATGGGACCCTTGACCGGTGCCGAACAACTCCCCGTCCGCGTCGGGAACCCCCGATTCCGGACCGCCCAAGCTCGTTCCCGTCCCGGACATCGCCTCCGCTCTCGGACTGATCGTCACCCGGGTGCACCAGCTGCTGCGGGAACGCCAGCTGGTCGCCACCCGTGTCGACGGCGTGCTGCGGATCCCGGCCGAGTTCGTCCAGAACGGGGCGGTGGTCAAGGGACTCCCGTCGACCATCACGTTGCTGTCCGACGCCGGCTACACCGACCCGGAGATCATCGACTGGTTGTTCACCCCCGATGACACCCTGCCCGGCCGGCCGATCACCGCGCTGCGCGAGAACCGCGGCCGCGAAGTACACCGCCGGGCGCAGGCCTCGGGTTTCTAGCGTCTCCAGGCACTCACCGGTCGCGAACCGTTGCCGCCCGGGCCAGTCGCAGCAGGTTGTCGGCCGCGATCGGGTGCACGACCGGAACGCCCTGTTCGTCCCGCCCGGCCAGCGCCCTGGTCCCGGCGTCGAACAGAGAGGAGATCCTGGTCTCGATCTCGGCCGGCGCCGTCGTCGCCGCCACCAGGTCGGTCAGCCGGTCGACCTGAGCCGGGAGAAGGTCGGAACCGATCCCGGCGTCCAGCTCGGCCAGCAGCTCCGGCCGGTCCCGCAGGGCCGCCCTGGCCATAGCCAGCAGCACCGTGCGTTTGCCCTCGATCAGATCGCCGCCCGCCGGTTTACCGGTGGCTGCGGGATCACCGAAAACGCCGAGCAGGTCGTCCCGCAGCTGGAAGCCGACCCCGATGACCGCGCCGTATTCGCGCAACGCGGTCACCGTCGCCGGCGAGGCGCCGCCCAGCGCCGCTCCGAGGTGCAGCGGGCGCTCCACCGTGTAGGCCGCCGTCTTGTAGCGGTTGACCACCATGGCGTCGTCGGCCGCGACCTCCGGATCTCCGGATCGGTCGGCCGTGATCCGCAGGTCGAGCAGTTGCCCGGCCAGCACCTCGGTCCGCATCGCTCGCCAGGCCGACAGCGCCCCGGCCGGGCCACCCAGTTGCTCGAACCCGTCCAGGAACAGGTCATCGGCCCAGGCCAGTGCCAGGTCACCGAGCAGCAGCGCCGACGAGAGCCCATAGTGTTCGGCATCACCGGACCAGCCGTGATCGGCGTGCAGCTTCTGCACCGACCGGTGGATGCTGGGCTTTCCCCGGCGGGTGTCCGAACGGTCGATGATGTCGTCGTGGATCAGGGCGCAGGCCTGGATCAGCTCGAGCGCGGCGGCGGCCTGCAGCACACCGGGCGGCAGCCGGTCGCCCGCGGTGAACCGTTCGGCCTCCGGGTGAGCGGCCAGGAAGCCCCAGCACAGGAACTGCGGACGGAGCCGCTTGCCGCCGGCCGAGATGTAGCCGATCAGCC
This window of the Nakamurella panacisegetis genome carries:
- a CDS encoding class II 3-deoxy-7-phosphoheptulonate synthase, encoding MNWTVDIPADILPTLPPLPGTLRADLDKALARPAAQQPEWPDPEQVLAVRALLEAVPPITVPREVDRLHSQLADVANGRAFLLQGGDCAETFVDNTEPHIRGNIQTLLQMAVVLTYGSSMPVVKVARIAGQYAKPRSSNIDSLGLASYRGDIINSLETTPEARVPDPSRMVRAYANASAAMNLVRALTGAGMGDLASVHEWNQEFVANSRAGERFERMAGEIDRAMRFMSACGADSHSLHSVEIFSSHEALLLDYERAMLRLESGGDVPRLYDLSGHFLWIGERTRQLDGAHIAFAEILANPIGLKIGPGTTPEQAVEYVERLDPHGTPGRLTLISRMGNGKVRDVLPSIVEKVEASGHKVIWQCDPMHGNTHEASTGYKTRHFDRIVDEVQGFFEVHRDLGSHPGGIHVELTGENVTECLGGAQEISDADLADRYETACDPRLNTQQSLELAFLVAEMLRS
- a CDS encoding polyprenyl synthetase family protein, giving the protein MHPSASSPPHTDPTAAVESVLTAELARRRAEVVAIDHRLDGDVDRLIGYISAGGKRLRPQFLCWGFLAAHPEAERFTAGDRLPPGVLQAAAALELIQACALIHDDIIDRSDTRRGKPSIHRSVQKLHADHGWSGDAEHYGLSSALLLGDLALAWADDLFLDGFEQLGGPAGALSAWRAMRTEVLAGQLLDLRITADRSGDPEVAADDAMVVNRYKTAAYTVERPLHLGAALGGASPATVTALREYGAVIGVGFQLRDDLLGVFGDPAATGKPAGGDLIEGKRTVLLAMARAALRDRPELLAELDAGIGSDLLPAQVDRLTDLVAATTAPAEIETRISSLFDAGTRALAGRDEQGVPVVHPIAADNLLRLARAATVRDR
- a CDS encoding alpha/beta hydrolase; translated protein: MASSPDRESSRPFRHPGGDVGVLLCHGFTGNPSSLRPWADRLAAEGFTVELPLLPGHGTTWQQMNRTTFDDWLGAVSSSLSDLNARCRSVVVAGLSMGGTLTLRLAELHGNSIAGIVLVNPSVLSLRKELKLLPVLKHLVPSLKGIADDIAAPGRSEFGYDRTPLKAVDALRKGWASTRTDLARVTAPVLLLRSRIDHVVEPENSTEILARIGSTDVTEIVLERSYHVATLDHDAELIFDSSVEFVRRVTHPSAVAGQNASEEQTT
- a CDS encoding lysophospholipid acyltransferase family protein, with product MLYYLCKYVLIGPVLRLFFPAKVIGAENVPDTGGVILVGNHISVADSFFTPLFIKRRVTFLAKSEYFTEKGLKGRLKRIFFNGVGQVPIDRGGASAAHDALMTGVRLLKEGKCLGIYPEGTRSPDGRLYKGKTGVARMALEAGVPVVPLAMIGTDRVNPIGSKMWRPHRITAVFGRPLEFSRYEGMAGDRFVERSMTDEIMYRLMELSGQEYVDVYAAKVKADLEASAAKKVDAVVEGRGPGTVTRLPGTKAG
- a CDS encoding Rv2175c family DNA-binding protein; the protein is MPNNSPSASGTPDSGPPKLVPVPDIASALGLIVTRVHQLLRERQLVATRVDGVLRIPAEFVQNGAVVKGLPSTITLLSDAGYTDPEIIDWLFTPDDTLPGRPITALRENRGREVHRRAQASGF
- the pknB gene encoding Stk1 family PASTA domain-containing Ser/Thr kinase → MSTSGGGRTRPTLVGTVLDGRYRVGAVIARGGMSTVYRGMDLRLDRPVAIKVMKSSFASDPSFLTRFEREARTAAGLAHRGVVAVYDQGRDGDIVFLVMELVDGGTLRDLMRQSGALSVPVTLSILEPLLAALGAAHAGGLVHRDVKPENVLISSKGEVKVADFGLVRAISSQTMATGDVILGTVAYLSPEQVSTGASDPRSDVYSAGIVAYEMLTGHTPYLGDNAISVAYQHVHSDVPPVTDDAPGVPVELDDLILAATRRDPFARPRDASAFLSALVSMRARLGLARAVVPVPRVAAPAGRPTGTAGRSAATSIRTPAQQTRLTDHPTVGPAGPTGTRMVPGVGAGTVDLRSAVPPEPDQPGPIVRRRTPSRLRRWLIVAVIVLLLGTAAAVGGWWLGSGRWAYAPAVVNVEQQKAETLVRNAGLVPHVSTEPSDTVPQGTVAGSRPATGARMLRGSEVDLVVSTGRPVVPAITAGSTVAQAVLTIKDADLNPVYGEATDEYSSTVPVGAVITTDPPPDTTLPLAADVTIVRSKGPAPVPVPDVAGKAGDDAKNALIVAGFTVAADKDVFDPDVDPGSITGTDPAAGQLVPAGSAVALVVATSLEVPVVRGESLDAAAADLRRSGFVVTVGPSAYDGDVDGGLVIGTDPAAGVRVDPANPAVTLTGSNAVSVPDVTRGNVQQAKDQLSALGLQTAVSAMFGASGSSVIGQDPSAGSRVEPGSTVRVSAFP
- a CDS encoding polyadenylate-specific 3'-exoribonuclease AS, encoding MVLATPTGPVARYFYDCEFIEDGRTIELISIGVVAQDGREFYAVSTDFDPSTAGNWVRRNVLGKLPSPSDPSWRSRSRIRDDLFAFLMAPGLPIELWAWYAAYDHVVLGQLWGAMPAMPREVPKLTKEIRQHWEAAGCPSIPEPGKDRHNALADARLGYARWLAADAVLSTPASQ